The nucleotide window ATACAATTTGTTAAGGTTTACGAAGACAACAttttgaaagatgattttgtataaaaatgttgatgATTTGATTATTAACTATCAGTTTCACGTTAACTGTAGAAATCTACAATTGAgaagattttcttaaaatcaATAGTTCATCAAGATGCGCGTATTTTTGGTAAAGGACatgaatatacataaatttaaaaaacatttttcggtTGTCacataatatttaacaatttcctTATAATTTCAGACTTTGTGCTCAATGGCTGCTTTAGCTTTGGCTAAGCCACAATACAATTATGGTAGTGGTATTTCGGGAAGCTTTGGAGGCACTGCTGGAAGTTCTGGCAACGTCGGAGGCTTCAGCGGTCTTGGCTTTGGAGGATTGGGCGGTAGTTCTGGGGGTTCATTGGGAGGTAGTGCTATAAAATTCCAGGGAGGTAGTGGTGGTGGATTCTCTTCAGGATCTATTGGCGGTGGTTCTTCATTTGGTTCTGGATCTACAGGTGGTGGTTCTCTTGGCGGTGGTTCATCATTCGGTGGTTTCCAATCAACTTCATCATCGAACTATAATCAATTTTctcaacagcaacagcaacaacagcactCTGCCCAATTTGAAGCTCCTTTCGTGCACAAACAATTCATCACTGTTGCTGCACCAgaagataatgaaaatttggAACGCACCAAACACTTAGTTATTGGTCGCCCTCAAAAGAACTATCGTGTAGTTTTCATTAAAGCGCCATCATCGAGCAATGCCAATGTCAAATTGTCTGCTGAATATGCTCCTCAAGAAGAAAAGACAGTCATTTATGTTTTGTCCAAAAAGGATAGCTCTTTGGAAGTTGGTGACATCGCCACACCTGCTCCATCAGTGCCCAGCAAACCTGAAGTATTCTTCATTAAATACAAGACCGAAGAAGAAGCCCAACATGCTCAAAAACAAATTcaaggtaatttattaattaataacgCCACTACATCTTTTATTCTATAAAATAtctctaataaatatttaattctttaGCTGAATACGATAGAATCGAAGGCTCTTCTGAACATACTGATGCTGGTGTTGCTCCCCAACAGTCAGTTGTTGGTATTTTGGATGGAGTTAGTGGTGGAGCTTCAGGTGGTAGTGCTGGTGCTGGTGCTGATTTCGGTGGTGCTGGTTCTGGAATTTCCGGTTCATTTGTTGGTGGTTCTTCAAGCTCTACTAGCCACAACGCCGCTAAATCTTCAGCGTACTTGCCTCCAGCTGGTCATTAAACAGTTTTACAGTGTTTTTAAAACACACGTAAAGTATTAATTATATACGAgtaaatgttaagttttgttaaaaataaatgaataaagacGAACAAAcgaatgtaaaatctcatatttccttaaattgtttggtttgtaaTAGTAATTAACAGATAAAAAAGACCGAACGTATTCTAAACTGATCGTGTCAAATAATTGGTTATCCTATTTTTGTCAATTTGACAATTGATCGTCATATtaatataatatgtatgtatatgtgacTTACCCACTGAATTGATAGCTTTCTTGAGTAACAAGTCTGATTGTGATTTATCCAATGTATCGATTTCTCGACAAGCCCGATATAAACTTGTTACCATGGATTCTACTGAATATGACACAGACGATGTTGGTAACATTGATATAAAACGGTTTAATTCGTTTAATTctaaatttacaacaaaaaaattatacaaattgatGTATTATTAGTtcctaattttaattttacacaaaacttACCTTGATATTCGTTGTAAGTCTTGTAATTCCACTCCCCTTTCTTAATTACATAATAATCGTTTTCAGCATATTCTTTGTCAAAATTGCCACAGGCCCATTGATAAGTATCGTGACAAGGATTCTTAGAAGTATTCGACCACAGCAAGATCTGTTGACTTGAATGAACACATTCCTTTTCTAAACATAATTCAGCCTTAAGATAAAATGGCACTTCGGGCCAAAATGCAATCATCATTATGATGATAATCAGGAGGACAGCACACAAACATGCTGTGGTCACATACATAATACGTCTTTTACGTGATAATCTCATTAAGGCATCGAATGACATACGACCTGGAATTAAAAAGGCTACAATGGAGAAAATATTCCACAGAAAACAAGCGTGAATGAATGTGAATTAGTGCttaaaacatttgtatataGTGACAACGAAATGGTGATGATTTAACTTAGTACCAACCTCTGAAGCCATTGACAGATCCGGGACCACCAGATATTGGTGTCTCCGCTTGAATATCATTATCATGCCGGTCGTTTTGTGATTCTAGATCTTTGGCAACACCTACATTTTGatctatatttaatttcaattgattTGTCGTTAATGGCGCCGTTTCACTGCCTTCTATTTGTTGTTTTGCATCATCTAACTTTAAATTTCGGTCATCAACTTCATCAATGGCACTTATGGTGGGTCGGAATTTTCCTTGATTCGAATTCATTTTGTATAAGATATTAATTcatttgtgattttattttcataaaatattgtacatatttCGTTTATAGTAATTTGTTTCTAACATAAAACTGATCTgtaataaaaacgaaaatataatAGAATTTATAATTAATACAGAAAATACtattcaaggcgtattaacaaggtgagtgcataaaatcagctgtttcttaattcgctgtggttttatgtacactatatgtcaaacattgtttatgtttacatttgttattgtaaataacatagtaatattttaattcgccttgattttgacatttaacgtacattttaacaaaaacaaattgcctgttgtttttgcattgttgtatttgttgccgggacgcactcaccttgttaatacgtcttgatactatttaaaataaaatataaataaataaacaaggcAGTAAACCACCTAATAATTGTATAtagtaaaactaaaaaacaagtAGATATCATGATCAATACGATATAGTTGTGaatatgaatatgtatgtaactgtaattataaaatataaaatataaatataaaaattttgcttaataACTCCAAATAAAtccaatacaaatttcaaaaaaagaaaaaaatatataaaagcaatcaaaatatttaactgGAAGATTCATTCATGCATATCATTTTTAATTAactgtttattaacaaacccattacaaattgataaaattttgattttattaagcTTCAAAACGATTAAAAAGTCATTAaggttttataattttaagtttggCATCTAACATTTTACAAAGGAAAATTGATATGTAAACAAAACCTTGACCTTGGTCTCTAaaacccaaatttttaattaatttaatatcaatAAGAAAGAATAATATCGTTGTTCTTCGTCTAATTTAATAATAGTTTATGGAAAGAACtttcacatacatattattttgaaaaaaaaaagaatcgcttattaatttgaaaatcaaaatgatctTATCTACAGGCAGATAAATTGTAAGACTAATATTAAATTggatttggtattaaaaatatgtattatgttgatcaacgtttttttttattaatttaagagCAAAGCTTATTTCATGTAAATAATGAGAAATTGAATATGCTACATATcatcaccttaaatgcaaacggacgtaactaaacaaaaattcgaaatgcattttttgattgattatgGTTTGTTTTATCTAACTACATATTCGCGCAAAATTTTAGATACCTACataccaaaaacttttttactgacttttttaaagaaattcaaatgGACGTAACTACAAGTGCATGTATTTGTTAATGCAAAAAGGTGTAACTACACTTTCGTAGGAAAACATACAAGACAAGCACATGTATGTTAATACTGTAGTAAACAACGATGTTAACGGGGCTTTGAATTTGTTGTCATTTACAAAATTcgtataaattcaaaattttagtacctatacgttttttttgcttctcctgtaaaataaagaaaagtgtagTTATGCCCCCCGTTTGCATTTAATATGACGATATAGACATAGTACAGGGAGGCCCAAATACAAGTGTAGTTTTGACCACGATATAAAATTTCTATTGATAATACaccaataataaataataaaaattgttatgatTTGCGGAACATAATTCCATCTCTAATAGTAGATATTTTACGCACTCAGTTATGTAATCGTTATATCGTTTTGATCGTTTTGATTGCCTACAATTTgggatttgtttttgttacacttTTTGTTGGTTTAAAGATCGGTGTTATGCTAGTACTCTATTCAAAAACGACCCAGACATTTAAGACGATTATTGTCCGTGTAATAAATGCAGAAACCGTCCACAAGGTCTGGATTGCTTTCACTGGATGCGCCATTGCGAAGCAATCCGACGCAGCCACATGATTCATATTATATAAATGTTGGGACTATTTGTCCATTCTAATAAAGCCATActtgattaaaaaataaaattttgttaattttgtttcaattttaaaaagctcTATCTCAAAATGATAACTGTATTTAAATTACCCTTTATATTCCGGTATTTCGAACAAACAAATGTACAACAATGCAAAacttcttttatatttaaattggaTACAATTGATGACAATTTGCCTGAATAATTCAAGCTAATAATGGCAATGAACGGAGAGAGCGAGATGATCATCATAACACAGATCAACATGCAATGCTCGTGCAACACACACAGTCAACAACATAAGTTTAGTTGCAATATTTGCAAAGCTCCATTcatccgtttgtaacacatcgaaatattggtagtaAATCctaatgaaattctaagacgatctagtaTGTTCGATCGTCTGCTTACCTGTAGGTTCTAGAAGGAAGAACTTAAGAGAATATTGTGAGTTGATCACAAATGTTTGTTACATattgaaaatgggaaaaatcggtccaacaaaaaacaaaatttagaacaAAATGTCCGTACTGTGAAATTTGCCACTGAAGTTTctagtaatagaaaatataaaattaaccaaATCGGATCAAccagataaatgtttttatacaaaattcacaaaaatcgGTGCCTGtattatattattgttatacatataagattcgacactaCCGAATATAACACTGTTACTTGTTCTTTCTAAAACAATTGCAAATTcacataaaacaagtaagaatgttaATTTTCTGATATATGGGTTATATGGGgagtagggtcaattatggaccgatcctcacaaaagttaggtattaattattataaaataattatgaatgttcaagtcattttctgggAGGGGCCTTGTACGGGTACTATGGAcatacagtataatttcagagtacttagaactaatttatgcaacattttatcaggattaccgcataatcaacatatttataactGCTCGAAtagtatgggagctaggtgaaatcatggaccgatattgcacattttcaataccaaacaaaccttatcaacagcgagtatttcagccagctagctcctatCGTTTGTGTCCGCATCTTTTATGAtggtgcacgcagagaaaaaacatggttgtggaaAACATAATCTAAGAGCAACACATTATGATAAGATTAATGATTGTAgtccaaacatattatgatcattattagtataataaaatatcataatatgttctgaaataatcatattatgatataaatcaatcataatatgacccatgatacaataattgtagaaagtagaatcactagggagagttttcaatatttacccctataacatcaaactttgattttgattttttttcatattttcttttgtttgacgttacaagaattgtataattgagaatttattttctactgagtgtagcttatattgttgtgtcatgatatgatccaaagtaatcatatttatgacccaattaaatcatattatgatccaatgaaatcaaattaatcatattattattaaaatttttttttagaaatacacAATGTTATTTcccaaataaaatgttattgataaattcactgaaatttactgttattcgctctaggaaagttaaagataatatacaaataaaactatagagcgaatgggaattacagaaaatataaaactttacagtaactaaaatattgttgaaattaaattaaaacaacaattatatgtttacgacaacaacaTTATAAAAAGTAATGGCTGTCACTCTGTGACACGTAAGGATTAACGCAAACTATTTGGTTctgtttttgatataaaaatgttaaattttctaattttaattattttattcatagCCATTACTTCGTATGGTTTTAATGTCGATTTTATAATGTTGCAATTCTCTCACACcaaatttatactaaatttcatGCACATAAGATAATAGGAAAATAAGTAATGTAATAATTTAGTTGACAATTTCAATCATGACATAATgacttcaaatttattttaattaaatcaaaaacaattataaatcattattttgtttatgagtGAATATATGATGTATTGCCACAATCAATATGGTCTATTCGACAAGGAATATGTTATAAGAATCATGTTGTCAACATAAactgtcaaaaaaaatttaattttgtactgTGGAAAACATAATGGCAACAAGTGGTAAAgtaagtaaattaaaattaccaaaatagttttaactttttcttttgaattttatttcaacaaaattaatttttgtgataATGATGATAACAAGACAACAAATAAACTATTCAGTGACTAAAAATTAAGTAAGAATATTTATAGATATATTTCtatgtaaaatacatacacacatacatatgtgtgtatacattcatacatatgca belongs to Calliphora vicina chromosome 4, idCalVici1.1, whole genome shotgun sequence and includes:
- the Twdlalpha gene encoding uncharacterized protein Twdlalpha, whose product is MRTLCSMAALALAKPQYNYGSGISGSFGGTAGSSGNVGGFSGLGFGGLGGSSGGSLGGSAIKFQGGSGGGFSSGSIGGGSSFGSGSTGGGSLGGGSSFGGFQSTSSSNYNQFSQQQQQQQHSAQFEAPFVHKQFITVAAPEDNENLERTKHLVIGRPQKNYRVVFIKAPSSSNANVKLSAEYAPQEEKTVIYVLSKKDSSLEVGDIATPAPSVPSKPEVFFIKYKTEEEAQHAQKQIQAEYDRIEGSSEHTDAGVAPQQSVVGILDGVSGGASGGSAGAGADFGGAGSGISGSFVGGSSSSTSHNAAKSSAYLPPAGH